A genomic region of uncultured Roseibium sp. contains the following coding sequences:
- a CDS encoding caspase family protein has product MRRVLLGLFVLMFLATAKGLAAEKRVALVIGNATYEHAGELANPLNDADDIAGKLKTLGFEVVKGTDLDFTGMRRTVRDFVNSLKDADIALFYYAGHGLQIRGRNYLVPVDAQLRSENDIDFEAMPISLVMSAMERLSKTNLIFLDACRNNPLARNLARSMGTRSASVGNGLARIGSGVGTLVSFSTQPGNVALDGEGRNSPFTAALVEHLGHPGEDISQSLVRVRVDVLQATGGQQIPWENSSLTGKVILKQQQTPKTGGTPDLQIELAYWNSIKDATDEEYFESYLSQYPNGKFAAIARLKLQDLKRPRTAAKEPAKPVESDPTADPQVSVLQPQETPIREQELPEPGTDKALVRSLQAELNRLGCKAGTADGVWGRKSRQALENYARHSGRSVAALDVSPDLLERLKRDPSRVCPAANGPGLNGSWMLVRISRGPCGWARQSQIVQIRDGVITRGTNWKGTVSETGRVDIKLYFFHEGRTQSNTLTGTIGEDGGKGTFRHDQGNCRGNFTMTLQ; this is encoded by the coding sequence ATGCGTCGCGTTCTTCTGGGACTGTTCGTGTTGATGTTCCTGGCAACGGCCAAGGGTCTTGCCGCGGAAAAACGCGTTGCCCTGGTGATCGGCAACGCGACCTACGAACATGCCGGTGAGTTGGCCAATCCCCTGAACGATGCAGACGATATTGCCGGAAAACTCAAGACCCTCGGGTTCGAGGTCGTGAAGGGTACGGATCTGGACTTTACCGGCATGCGGCGCACCGTGCGGGATTTCGTGAACTCTCTGAAGGATGCGGATATCGCGCTGTTCTACTACGCCGGACATGGACTGCAGATTCGCGGCAGAAATTACCTGGTCCCCGTCGACGCCCAGCTGCGCTCGGAAAACGATATTGATTTCGAGGCGATGCCGATTTCGCTGGTCATGTCCGCGATGGAGCGCTTGAGCAAAACCAACCTTATTTTCCTGGATGCCTGCAGGAACAATCCGCTGGCCCGCAATCTCGCCCGGTCGATGGGAACCCGGTCCGCCTCCGTCGGCAACGGTCTGGCCCGCATCGGCTCCGGTGTCGGCACACTTGTTTCATTTTCAACCCAGCCCGGAAATGTCGCCCTGGACGGCGAGGGCCGCAACAGCCCGTTCACGGCGGCCCTCGTCGAGCATCTCGGGCACCCCGGAGAGGATATTTCGCAAAGCCTGGTGCGGGTCCGTGTCGATGTACTTCAGGCAACCGGCGGCCAGCAGATCCCCTGGGAAAACTCGTCCCTGACCGGAAAGGTCATCCTGAAGCAGCAACAGACCCCGAAGACCGGCGGAACACCCGACCTGCAGATCGAGCTGGCTTACTGGAATTCCATCAAGGACGCGACCGACGAAGAATATTTCGAGAGCTATCTGTCGCAATATCCGAACGGAAAATTTGCAGCAATCGCGCGTCTGAAACTTCAGGATCTGAAACGTCCGAGGACGGCAGCGAAAGAACCCGCGAAACCCGTCGAGAGCGACCCGACTGCAGACCCCCAGGTCTCGGTTCTCCAGCCGCAGGAAACACCTATTCGGGAACAGGAGCTGCCCGAACCCGGTACCGACAAGGCCCTTGTCCGGTCCCTGCAGGCCGAACTCAACCGCCTTGGCTGCAAGGCCGGAACGGCCGATGGCGTCTGGGGCCGCAAAAGCAGACAGGCGCTGGAAAACTATGCCCGGCATTCGGGCCGCAGCGTCGCCGCGCTGGACGTGTCACCGGATCTTCTGGAGCGGCTCAAACGCGATCCGTCTCGCGTATGCCCGGCCGCCAACGGACCGGGTTTGAACGGCAGCTGGATGCTTGTCCGGATTTCCAGGGGGCCATGCGGCTGGGCGCGACAAAGTCAGATCGTTCAGATCAGGGACGGCGTGATCACCCGCGGCACCAACTGGAAGGGAACGGTCAGCGAAACCGGCCGTGTCGATATCAAGCTCTATTTCTTTCACGAGGGACGGACCCAAAGCAACACGCTGACCGGCACAATCGGCGAGGATGGCGGCAAGGGCACGTTCCGGCACGATCAGGGCAATTGCCGCGGCAATTTCACGATGACCCTGCAGTAA
- a CDS encoding TIGR02302 family protein has protein sequence MSRIESDQDTGNSKDAGASGWRDFIQSRLETLIGQSRVSLFVERLWRALLPLLVVVGIYVGLSWLGLWTMLPVWIGLAGIAAFAAALVWASKDLFRLTWPSRDDALQRVEKTSGYKHRPLTTLEDDLSVGSDNAESRAIWALHQRRTAEAVASIRSKAPDPQAFRRDPWALRVLAACLLVVGFAAAKGDHMGRLTSAFQNPFKTVEPPSRLDAWVTPPIYTSEPPVYLTGESAQLRDAGAPVNVPEGSVLVVRSQGSQEISMTFAGPDDAEPTVIEPDQALGDETDAELAKLLPVERRLTLETTGVVELSNTDAPEEPFLRFVFAVKPDDAPEIRLTDDPEAQLSGALKFSYLVNDDYGVVAAEARITPLPNPDHQDRVPRPLVEAPQFPLSLPPRSGTAKTAETIRDLTSHPWAGSEVDLTLLARDQASQEGLSPPYRITLPQRRFAKPLARAIVEQRRNLALDAQNHAQVITAMDALMLAPELFDFRARNYLGMRFAYGELTSAETDEDLKAMLPLLWDLALSIEDGDLSAAERKLRDAQEALRKALEEGASDEEIAKLTQELREALNEYMQALAEQMRQNPQAMQPFDGNQQTLNQQDLSEMLDRIEELARTGSRDAARELLAQMQQMLENLQAGRPQMMPEGMNSEMMEMLNQLGEMIQQQQQLMDETHRFNQDQQRQRGNQQQGQQQQGQQGQGQQLTQEQLEQMLQQLQQGQGDLAQQLQQLMDQLGQNGMGQNEALGQAGESMGDAQQSLGQGQGQQALGQQGDALDALRRGAQSMTEQMMGQGEGAGNPNGPSPLDEDPLGRPRRTEGPDFNNRVQIPDEIDVQRARRILEELRRRFSDPSRPQLELDYLERLLKRY, from the coding sequence TGTTGCCCGTCTGGATCGGACTGGCCGGAATTGCGGCTTTTGCCGCTGCTTTGGTCTGGGCGTCGAAGGACCTTTTCCGTCTGACATGGCCGTCGCGTGACGACGCGCTGCAGCGTGTTGAAAAAACATCAGGCTACAAGCACCGGCCACTAACGACGCTCGAAGATGATCTTTCGGTCGGGTCCGACAATGCGGAAAGCCGGGCAATCTGGGCCCTGCACCAGCGGCGGACCGCCGAGGCCGTCGCGTCGATCCGCTCGAAAGCACCGGATCCGCAGGCCTTCCGCCGGGATCCCTGGGCGCTCCGGGTTCTGGCCGCCTGTTTGCTCGTGGTCGGATTTGCCGCTGCCAAGGGCGACCATATGGGCCGTCTGACATCCGCATTCCAGAACCCTTTCAAGACCGTCGAGCCGCCGAGCCGTCTGGATGCCTGGGTCACGCCACCGATCTATACGAGCGAGCCGCCGGTCTATCTTACCGGCGAGAGTGCGCAGCTGCGCGACGCCGGAGCGCCGGTCAACGTGCCCGAGGGCTCGGTTCTGGTGGTGCGCTCGCAAGGGTCGCAGGAAATCAGCATGACGTTTGCCGGCCCGGATGACGCCGAGCCGACCGTCATCGAGCCGGACCAGGCCCTCGGGGATGAAACCGACGCCGAGCTTGCCAAGCTGCTGCCTGTCGAAAGGCGACTGACACTTGAAACGACCGGTGTCGTTGAACTCTCGAACACGGACGCTCCCGAAGAGCCCTTCCTGCGGTTCGTGTTCGCGGTCAAGCCGGACGATGCGCCTGAGATCCGTCTGACCGATGACCCGGAAGCGCAGCTGAGCGGCGCGCTCAAGTTCTCCTATCTCGTGAATGACGACTATGGCGTTGTCGCCGCCGAGGCGCGGATTACGCCCCTGCCCAATCCGGATCATCAGGACCGGGTTCCGCGTCCGCTCGTCGAGGCGCCCCAGTTTCCGCTGTCCCTGCCGCCGCGTTCCGGAACGGCCAAGACGGCGGAGACCATCCGCGACCTGACATCGCACCCCTGGGCGGGGTCCGAAGTCGATCTGACCCTCCTTGCCCGCGACCAGGCCTCGCAGGAAGGTCTGTCGCCGCCTTACCGTATTACGCTGCCGCAACGCCGCTTCGCGAAGCCGCTGGCGCGGGCGATCGTCGAACAGCGCCGCAATCTCGCCCTCGACGCGCAGAACCACGCGCAGGTCATTACGGCCATGGACGCCTTGATGCTTGCGCCCGAGCTGTTCGATTTCAGGGCGCGCAACTATCTGGGCATGCGGTTTGCCTATGGTGAGCTGACAAGCGCGGAAACCGATGAAGACCTCAAGGCGATGCTGCCGCTTCTGTGGGATCTGGCGCTGTCGATCGAGGATGGCGACCTGTCCGCGGCCGAGCGGAAGCTGAGGGATGCCCAGGAAGCTCTGCGCAAGGCTCTGGAAGAAGGTGCGAGCGACGAGGAAATCGCCAAGCTGACACAGGAGCTGCGCGAGGCACTGAACGAGTACATGCAGGCACTGGCGGAACAGATGCGCCAGAACCCGCAGGCGATGCAGCCGTTCGACGGAAACCAGCAGACGCTCAATCAGCAGGATCTGAGCGAGATGCTGGACCGGATCGAGGAACTTGCCCGGACCGGGTCGCGCGATGCCGCGCGCGAACTTCTGGCACAGATGCAGCAGATGCTGGAAAATCTCCAGGCCGGCAGGCCGCAGATGATGCCGGAAGGCATGAACAGCGAAATGATGGAGATGCTCAACCAGCTTGGTGAGATGATCCAGCAACAGCAGCAGCTGATGGATGAAACCCACCGGTTCAACCAGGACCAGCAGCGTCAGCGCGGCAATCAGCAGCAGGGCCAGCAGCAACAAGGGCAACAGGGCCAGGGACAGCAACTGACCCAGGAGCAGCTCGAACAGATGCTTCAGCAGCTGCAGCAGGGCCAGGGCGACCTGGCGCAGCAGCTGCAACAGCTGATGGACCAGCTCGGACAAAACGGCATGGGCCAGAACGAGGCGCTCGGCCAGGCGGGCGAATCCATGGGGGATGCCCAGCAGTCGCTAGGACAGGGACAGGGCCAGCAGGCCCTCGGGCAACAGGGCGATGCGCTTGATGCGCTCCGGCGCGGTGCCCAGAGCATGACCGAGCAGATGATGGGACAGGGCGAAGGCGCGGGGAACCCCAACGGACCCTCACCGCTCGACGAGGACCCGCTTGGACGCCCACGGCGCACCGAAGGGCCTGATTTCAACAACCGCGTCCAGATCCCGGACGAAATCGACGTGCAGCGGGCGCGCCGCATCCTGGAGGAGCTGCGCAGACGCTTCTCCGACCCGTCCCGGCCGCAACTGGAACTGGACTATCTGGAACGGCTTCTGAAGCGGTATTGA
- a CDS encoding adenylate/guanylate cyclase domain-containing protein gives MPGWILSRNMSIALWLAVSAFVFLVVILLRHAGLLQSLELAHYDFTTSYMAQGGQTEDVVVVAIYEADLGDWGWPLSDDKLAQITSAALDAGAATVGIDIYRDRPVEPGSEALDAALKDSRVVTITKLAEDGSILIRAPSVSEQAGSFGFSDVPLDVDGVTRRSLLLVRDGEVLHLSFAMKLAMNMLGGTNPVPSPADNRVILLGQMPVPPLTPGFGSYDEVDTTGYQVMTRFPHTLPMSPVVDARDLLEGNIEAGALRGKAVLIGLISDTIKDHFVTPVNRRSGARFVYGLQLHATIMQQILDHAAGHLQPLKDVPKPLQSLFVAVAALIGAAIALFLRNAALTFAVSLGGALSVLVLMSGAMSLGTWLPAVPVVLAWLVSFLMSFSIVAIVARRQRTTLSKLFQSQLSPELSQEIWLQREQILIGGKPVPRRLTVSLLYADIAGSTRVSGGAEPEDFMDWMSTVLDALGADAAEHRGFVEKYTGDGILVAFGAPLPNQVDCPEQADARAACVCALAMRDTINRLNAQGKTNWPYHLRIGLHCGEVFGGAIGGTHAMKYNLIGNTVNTAARIESFGKTVNDQAGESVTICCSEEFAQLLDGFAVLEPAGELLHDDGQRKHRILLIKGLL, from the coding sequence ATGCCGGGGTGGATTCTGTCGCGAAACATGTCGATCGCGCTGTGGCTTGCAGTGTCGGCCTTCGTGTTTCTCGTGGTGATCTTGCTCCGTCATGCGGGCTTGCTGCAGTCTCTCGAGCTGGCCCATTACGATTTCACCACGTCTTACATGGCTCAAGGCGGCCAGACCGAGGATGTCGTTGTCGTTGCGATCTACGAAGCGGATCTCGGCGACTGGGGCTGGCCGCTTTCGGACGACAAGCTTGCTCAGATCACGAGCGCGGCGCTTGACGCGGGTGCCGCCACCGTCGGCATTGACATTTACCGCGACAGACCGGTTGAGCCCGGGTCCGAAGCGCTGGATGCGGCGCTGAAAGACAGTCGTGTGGTCACGATCACGAAGCTCGCCGAAGACGGCAGCATCCTGATCCGGGCGCCGTCCGTGTCGGAGCAGGCGGGCAGTTTCGGGTTTTCCGATGTGCCTCTGGATGTCGACGGTGTCACGAGACGATCCCTTCTGCTCGTCAGGGATGGCGAAGTCCTGCATCTGTCCTTTGCGATGAAACTCGCCATGAACATGCTCGGCGGTACGAACCCGGTGCCTTCGCCGGCCGACAACCGTGTCATTCTCCTCGGCCAGATGCCTGTCCCGCCCCTGACCCCCGGGTTCGGCAGCTACGACGAGGTGGATACAACGGGTTACCAGGTCATGACACGGTTCCCGCACACGTTGCCGATGTCACCGGTTGTCGACGCACGCGATCTGCTTGAGGGAAACATCGAGGCCGGCGCGCTTCGGGGCAAGGCCGTGCTGATCGGACTGATCAGCGACACGATCAAGGATCACTTCGTCACGCCGGTGAACCGGCGCTCTGGGGCTAGGTTCGTCTACGGTCTTCAGCTGCACGCGACGATCATGCAGCAAATTCTCGATCATGCCGCGGGACACTTGCAGCCGCTGAAGGATGTGCCGAAACCGCTTCAGAGCCTGTTTGTTGCCGTCGCGGCCCTGATCGGTGCAGCGATCGCCCTGTTCCTGCGCAATGCAGCCCTGACCTTCGCCGTCAGTCTGGGCGGTGCGCTGTCGGTTCTGGTCCTGATGTCGGGCGCCATGAGCCTGGGAACGTGGCTTCCCGCCGTGCCTGTGGTGCTTGCCTGGCTGGTCTCGTTCCTGATGTCCTTCTCAATCGTCGCGATTGTGGCGCGCCGCCAGCGGACCACGCTGTCAAAGCTGTTTCAAAGCCAGCTGTCGCCGGAGCTTTCGCAGGAAATATGGTTGCAGCGGGAGCAGATCCTGATTGGCGGAAAGCCCGTTCCGCGCCGGCTGACCGTCAGTCTGCTTTATGCGGATATTGCAGGGTCGACCCGTGTGAGCGGCGGGGCCGAACCCGAGGACTTCATGGACTGGATGAGCACGGTACTCGACGCACTGGGAGCCGATGCGGCAGAGCACCGGGGATTCGTGGAGAAATATACCGGAGACGGCATTCTGGTGGCATTCGGCGCGCCCCTGCCGAACCAGGTCGATTGTCCGGAACAGGCCGACGCCCGCGCCGCATGCGTTTGCGCGCTTGCGATGCGCGACACGATTAACCGACTGAATGCGCAAGGCAAAACAAACTGGCCTTACCATCTGCGTATCGGCCTGCATTGCGGCGAGGTCTTTGGCGGCGCGATTGGCGGAACGCACGCGATGAAATACAATCTTATCGGAAACACCGTGAATACCGCCGCCCGAATCGAGAGTTTCGGGAAGACGGTCAATGACCAGGCCGGCGAGAGCGTAACGATCTGCTGTTCGGAAGAATTTGCGCAGCTCCTGGATGGCTTTGCCGTGCTCGAACCGGCTGGAGAGTTGCTGCACGACGACGGGCAGAGAAAACACCGGATCCTGCTGATAAAGGGGCTTTTATAG
- a CDS encoding zinc-ribbon domain-containing protein — MKITCPDCSTSYEIKAEAVGQQGRSVKCAKCGNRWYVSADDDDTAEFKNKDAGSDAGLDAGPDDDGAGQDEAQWEADAQDDAGSSVEDAGEDAGENADDTFEPSDDEAGFAADEDEDKDDSTSKKDEDKFAADLEHDEGGDGNEDIESQAKRPKIIVNPDKFRRNHIGAVIGWFARRNFRRIGGVLIFGVALASAASFVFLRDSMVKQSPDLASLFQIIGFEVNLRGLEFRNLRTFSEIEGGKQILVVEGSIRNLLDETNSVPAVRLSIRNSDVQEVYAWTVEPRTKTLNGLDETRFRTILADPPQDASDIQVRFVDRGQRQIVLE, encoded by the coding sequence ATGAAGATCACATGTCCGGATTGCAGCACCTCCTACGAAATCAAGGCGGAAGCTGTAGGCCAGCAGGGGCGCAGCGTCAAATGCGCCAAGTGCGGCAACCGCTGGTACGTGTCGGCGGATGATGACGATACTGCCGAGTTCAAGAACAAAGATGCCGGATCGGATGCGGGATTGGATGCCGGGCCGGACGATGACGGCGCCGGTCAGGACGAAGCGCAATGGGAAGCGGACGCGCAGGACGATGCCGGATCATCGGTTGAAGACGCCGGGGAAGACGCCGGGGAAAACGCCGACGACACGTTTGAACCTTCTGATGACGAAGCGGGCTTTGCCGCGGACGAAGATGAGGACAAGGACGATTCGACCTCGAAAAAGGACGAGGACAAGTTTGCCGCCGACCTTGAACACGACGAAGGCGGCGACGGCAACGAGGACATCGAGTCTCAGGCCAAGCGGCCGAAGATCATCGTCAACCCGGACAAGTTCCGGCGCAATCATATCGGTGCGGTCATCGGGTGGTTTGCCCGCCGCAATTTCCGGCGGATCGGCGGTGTCCTGATTTTCGGTGTCGCGCTGGCGTCGGCGGCGTCCTTCGTGTTCCTGCGCGACAGCATGGTCAAACAATCCCCGGATCTTGCGAGTCTTTTCCAGATCATCGGTTTCGAGGTCAATTTACGCGGCCTTGAATTCAGGAACCTTCGCACGTTTTCGGAGATCGAAGGCGGCAAGCAGATCCTCGTCGTCGAAGGATCGATCCGAAACCTCCTCGACGAAACCAATTCGGTTCCGGCCGTCAGATTGTCGATTCGCAATTCCGACGTTCAGGAAGTATACGCCTGGACCGTGGAACCCCGGACCAAGACGCTGAACGGGCTCGACGAAACCCGGTTCAGGACAATACTGGCCGACCCTCCGCAGGACGCCTCCGACATACAGGTTCGTTTCGTCGACCGCGGCCAGCGTCAGATAGTACTTGAGTGA
- a CDS encoding response regulator: MARILLTEDDDAVRSFVKRALELDGHTVSVAEDGGEAVEVLSDEDGGFDLLVSDIKMPVMDGIALALHTARDFPDIPILLMTGFADQRERANGLDALVHDVITKPFSLADIRKAVRNAISGVLPEDTRRYA; encoded by the coding sequence ATGGCTCGCATTCTTCTCACAGAAGACGATGACGCGGTAAGAAGCTTCGTGAAACGCGCGTTGGAGCTGGACGGACATACGGTCAGCGTCGCCGAGGACGGCGGCGAGGCCGTGGAAGTCCTGAGCGACGAAGACGGCGGTTTCGACCTTCTTGTCTCCGATATCAAGATGCCCGTCATGGACGGCATCGCGCTTGCGCTGCACACCGCGCGCGACTTTCCCGACATTCCTATTCTGCTCATGACCGGCTTCGCCGATCAGCGCGAGCGGGCCAACGGACTGGACGCTCTGGTTCACGATGTCATCACAAAGCCGTTCTCGCTGGCCGACATCCGCAAGGCTGTGCGCAATGCCATTTCCGGCGTTCTGCCGGAGGACACGCGCAGATACGCCTGA
- the hpt gene encoding hypoxanthine phosphoribosyltransferase, producing the protein MTTNIHTLFDEDAIATRVAALAQEIAEGRPRDLLVVAVLKGSFIFAADLVRAMHRAQLEPEMEFIHLSSYGAGTEGSDNIRVLRDVESDVTNRDIVLVDDILESGRTLAFARERLIERGARSVKIAALLDKPERRKAAISADYVGFACPDKFVVGYGMDMGHAWRQLPFIGYVAPSENEVAADGKTGE; encoded by the coding sequence ATGACAACAAACATCCATACGCTTTTCGACGAAGATGCCATCGCCACGCGGGTCGCAGCGCTCGCGCAGGAAATTGCCGAAGGCCGGCCCCGGGATCTGCTTGTCGTCGCGGTTCTGAAGGGCAGCTTCATTTTTGCGGCCGACCTTGTCAGGGCCATGCATCGCGCCCAGCTTGAACCTGAAATGGAGTTCATCCACCTGTCGTCCTACGGGGCTGGAACGGAAGGTTCGGACAACATCCGCGTTCTGCGCGACGTCGAGAGCGATGTGACCAACCGCGACATCGTCCTGGTGGACGACATCCTGGAATCGGGCCGCACGCTGGCCTTCGCGCGCGAGCGGCTCATCGAGCGCGGCGCGCGCTCTGTCAAGATTGCGGCGCTGCTGGATAAACCCGAGCGCCGCAAAGCTGCCATATCTGCAGACTATGTCGGGTTTGCCTGTCCTGATAAGTTTGTCGTCGGATACGGTATGGATATGGGTCACGCGTGGCGGCAGTTGCCCTTTATTGGATATGTTGCGCCTTCGGAAAACGAAGTGGCGGCTGACGGCAAGACAGGAGAGTGA
- a CDS encoding LysE family translocator produces the protein MSVGPWCRIDALGRIFYHADMIIFAFAVFALIITPGPGVLSVAGVGSAFGFAPGARYIGGLFVGTNLVALAVVSGMAAVILANENIRVVLMVASVGYLMYLAYKIAFAGSRIGFSEAKKAPGFWSGIILQAVNPKAYAVNTAFLTGFPFWPESLFVELILKFLIMNMIWLPIHFIWLYAGMALHRLDLDPRVQRRINFAMAASLLAAVALAFLAQS, from the coding sequence TTGTCGGTCGGACCATGGTGCCGGATTGACGCGCTCGGCCGCATCTTCTACCACGCAGACATGATCATTTTCGCGTTCGCGGTTTTTGCTCTCATCATCACACCCGGACCCGGCGTCCTGTCTGTTGCCGGGGTCGGTTCGGCCTTCGGCTTTGCCCCGGGCGCGCGATATATCGGCGGATTGTTCGTCGGAACCAATCTGGTCGCGCTCGCAGTCGTGTCCGGAATGGCGGCGGTCATTCTCGCGAACGAGAACATCCGGGTGGTTCTGATGGTCGCGTCCGTCGGGTATCTGATGTATCTCGCCTACAAGATCGCGTTTGCAGGTTCGCGCATCGGCTTCAGCGAGGCGAAAAAGGCACCCGGCTTCTGGTCAGGCATCATTCTCCAAGCGGTGAATCCGAAGGCCTACGCGGTGAACACTGCGTTCTTGACCGGGTTCCCATTCTGGCCGGAGAGCCTGTTTGTCGAACTGATCCTGAAGTTCCTGATCATGAACATGATCTGGTTGCCCATCCATTTCATCTGGCTTTATGCGGGCATGGCGTTGCATCGTCTCGACCTGGATCCGCGCGTGCAGCGCCGCATTAATTTTGCGATGGCCGCTTCGCTGCTGGCCGCTGTCGCCCTGGCGTTTCTCGCACAATCCTGA